Proteins encoded by one window of Rutidosis leptorrhynchoides isolate AG116_Rl617_1_P2 chromosome 7, CSIRO_AGI_Rlap_v1, whole genome shotgun sequence:
- the LOC139859538 gene encoding ethylene-responsive transcription factor 1B-like, which translates to MVRRIFGVLWLSSGFRPNIKPISSQQSSYQRVRKRPWGKFAAEIRDSTRNGIRVWLGTFNSAEEAALIYDQAAFSMRGSSAQLNFSMEKVKESLKGKDYNCFKDGTSPAAAIKETHRVRKVSKSKSNNNNDNNNNHNHNNSYYYNQVYSKTPVVFQDLGSDLLDQLLSTSESSSSSTCS; encoded by the exons ttcgggtttccgcccgaat ATAAAACCAATATCTTCACAACAATCTTCATATCAAA GGGTCCGAAAAAGGCCGTGGGGAAAGTTTGCAGCCGAAATAAGAGATTCAACAAGGAACGGAATTAGGGTTTGGCTCGGGACGTTTAATAGTGCTGAAGAGGCGGCTTTAATTTACGATCAAGCTGCATTTTCGATGAGGGGTTCATCGGCTCAACTCAACTTCTCAATGGAGAAAGTTAAAGAGTCTTTAAAAGGGAAAGATTACAACTGTTTTAAGGATGGAACTTCACCGGCAGCAGCCATAAAAGAGACTCATAGAGTGAGAAAAGTTTCTAAAAGTAAGAGCAATAATaacaacgataacaataataatcataatcataataatagttacTATTATAATCAAGTTTATTCAAAAACACCGGTTGTTTTTCAAGATTTAGGATCTGATTTGTTAGACCAGCTCTTGAGTACATCTGAGAGTTCCAGTTCTAGTACATGTTCATAG